The Dama dama isolate Ldn47 chromosome X, ASM3311817v1, whole genome shotgun sequence nucleotide sequence cccaagaaaataaagactgccaCTGCTTCCCTTGTTCTTCCATcatttgtcataaagtgatggggccaggtgccatgatcttagtttttagaatattgagttttatgccagcttcttcatgctcctctttcaccttcatcaagaggctctttggatcctcttcgctttctgccatcagggtggtgtcatctgcacatcagTGGTTATGGATATCTCACCCAGGAATATTGAGCCCAGCTTGTACtgcatccagcacagcattttgcATGGTATAACCTGCATAGAAGTTGAAAGAGCAAAGTGACAACATACAACCCTgaactactcctttcccaatgttgaGTCAGTCCATTCTTCCATGCCCGGTTCTAACTGCTGcattttgacctgcatacaggtctctcatgAGGAAGGTGAGCTGGTGtgctattcctgtctctttaagaattttccacagtttggtgtgatccacatggtcaaaggctttagtatagtcaatgaaacagaagtagaggtTTTCCTGGAATTTTTCTCAATCCTGGAGCAGTTGGAAATCAGCAGAATATTCCTGCTGCCAGTTAAAGATAGTCACCCCTAGTTATGCATGAATAACTCTGTGACAAGCCTCTGTATCCTTCAGTTCTCCCCTGCTCCACCCTCAGACAGCAATCACCAGGTCAACTTCTGTTAATGGATCCTGTCAGGCAACTTTTTGGGCAGGGAAAATACACAATTCCTTAGTCTGGTCCTTTATGTCCTCCATTACCCCAAAGTGAAGCCTCCAGGTCCAGGCTGACCCATCCACAGCCTCACTCAGCACGAAGAAGCCTATGAACTCAAGCCTGTACCTACAGATGACATTTCCCTGCCCTGTGTCCATGTCTGTTACTTGGCATAAAGAGAGATCCTGGACGCACCTGAGTTCGTTCCTAATCCAAGCAGGTTTAATCTCACTTCAAATCTTCCCCTATTCTCACTTGGCGCTATGCATCAGTATAAATTCTTATGCTTGGTCATTTTTGGTGCCCTCTGCTAGTCTCTGATgatgaaggcaatggcaccctactcaaatattcttgcctggaaaatcccatggatggaggagcctggtaggctgcggtccatggggtcggtaagagtcggacacaacttagcaagttcactttcacttttcactttcatgcattggagaaggaaatggcaacccactccagtgttcttgcctggagaatcccaggaacgggggagcctagtaggctgctatctatggggtctcacagagtcggacacgactgaagtgtcttagcagcagcagcagctagtctCTGAAAACATTAGTTGGTATCCTGGGAAGTGCACTGGGCTAGGAGTCTGGATGGACAACTTCTAGCTCTATGTTGACATGATTTTATCAAAGCGGAGTTTGGCAGTGATTGCTAGGTAGAATTTTAAATTCAAGTGTCTGCCTCATCTGTGTTTCCTCTCACATCCTGTGCTAACTACCCCAGAGCCCTCACTCCATGGTATAGCCACTATCAGTTTTCTCTCAGGTTTCTCTCCACTAGGTTGTGGGCTCTTTGAGATAAGGGGCCATCTTCTTCCTTATGATGTGATTCCTAGTGCCTGGCAGAGTGTCTGGCACAGGAGAGCACTCAAATATTCTCTGAATGAAGGATCTCTACTGTTCCTGTGTGAATGGATTTGGACATATAGCCATAATGAGTGATTGAATACTCCCTCATCAAAAATATTAGGCTAGCTTTCAATGTGGTGTAAAATTCCTCAGCATGAAAATGAGAAGTGTTTGGATCTTGCTACTTATAATCTGTAACatgaggttttaaagacctctgTTGGTTTTAAGTATCTATGGCTCATTTCCCCCACCTCCAAACCCAACACCTGCCTCCCATCCAGCAACTCCACCACATGTTCAAGTAAAGACCAGCATAGGAATGACACTCCCAGAGTTTCTCTGTTTGATGGGATTGAGTTGGGCTGTACTGCACCTGCTCAGCCTTCCAGGAATCTTCCACAGGCCCCCTGGAAGAACTCAACCAGGAAGCACAGATGAAGACTATGGACTACATGCTTCTCTTCAGCTCCAGGGATGCTTCCCTGCTCACAACAAAAATTACatttgcttcctttctttctgtcctttCAGGTTCACTCCACAGATTTATCGAGATATCAtctaagtttaagatgtacaatgtGATAATTTTCATACAGGTATATGTTGTAAAACCTTTCCCACAATAAGATTAAGGAACACATCCTTCCCCTCACATAATTAGCATTTTCTTGCTGTTCTAGCAGTGATAACATTAATGATCTACTCtcatagcaactttcaagtatacaagaGAGTGTTGTTAACCATAGTCTCCATGCTGTATCTTAGGTCCTCGTAACTTACTCATTTTACAACTCAAAGTCTGTACCCTTGGATGAGCAACTCCTCATTGTCCACCACCCCCAGCCACCCATgaccattttgttttttatatttcaatgGTATTAGATTGAGttgcttaaagaaaagaaatttcaaaagagGCAAATTCTGATTCCAGAGAGacacaattttgttttgttttgttttgtttttactggtTATGTTTGAGCAAAACAGAGTATTAGCTAAGGAGTAAGTGTGGGTAGTTGGGCCCCACCCTCCCGACTTATTGCTCTAATTACAGGGCAGGGGAAGAGGATGGAAATGAAAGAGATCAGGATACATCTTTCTTCATGCATTGTTCCCCTGTAGAACACCCTGAGACATTCACCTGTTAAGTCCAGAATTAGTCTTAAATTCATGACTTGTGAAGAGATCAATATGTATGACCTTTGCTAAAACtcattcaaaattaaataaataaatagactgTAAGGACTGTCAATACAATTTTGGGCTagtaggctttaaaaaaaaatcagacaacagTGATAAGAGATAAAGGCAACAGGAAATGTTTTATTGCAAAAATACCAGCCAGGTGAGCAATGTGACATCATCTTCAGTTTcaaaaaatcttcatttttttttttttttgttaaaaataaaacagttttttaaCGTTACTTCACCTAATTCACCTGGGGATGCAGAATAATAGGTGTGGTCCTGGTCAGACCATTAAAGATATAGGTTCAgaagtgtgtgtttctgtgtgtgtgagtgtgtgtagggAAACTACCAAGGCAGATGGTATGAGGGAATTTGGAATTATATAGACCTCGTAATTTATCTTCTCACCTTGGTTAAagggcatgtatctttttcaggCCTAAATCTAACAATCTGTGTGCATATTTGGACTGAGTTCTTCAATGGGACATCACCTGTAGCTTAGGGCAGGGAGTTCCCGGGGAGCGAGCCGAGCTGTGACTAGGCCCGGGCGGCAGAGGGCGCATCCATGACCAAGGGATTCTCCTTCTCAGGGTTGTCGTTCTTCTTGGCCACAGCGACAGAAGCAGATGTTTCAGTGGGGCTCTTCCTGATCTTGCCCTCTCCTCCGTCGGAATCCTGTCCCTGGGCACCAGGCACTTGCTGCTGGCAGCGGCACGGGTTATTGGGATGGCAGGATCCATAGCATGGAGGGGGCCTCTGTGGAGGATTGCTGCTGGCTTCATGCCCGCTCTCGCTGTGCTCTGCCTCGAGCTCCTCCGAGATGCCTGGTGAGTGTCTTGGACCATGAGTGGTGCCTCGGCCCCTAGGGCGACTCAGCAGGTAGCTGTGGCCCCGACCCCGCCGAGTATGCCCCTCCTGTCTTGTGGTGGGGGCGGACTCAGGCTGCCAGTTGGACCCAGGACCGCTGGTGGTAGCCAGGATCGATGGGTGGCTGGTCACAAATTGGGCCTTGTGGGAGGGTGGGAAACACCTCAGTCGTTGGTCTTGGGATTGGCCAGGCGGAGGGCGTCTGAAGCCCTCGGCCACGGTGAAGCCTTCGCTGCTGCCCTCGGGTTCACCAGCCTCTCCCTCCGCGCTCTTGGGACCTCGCGGGGGCGGCTCATGGCGGTGGATGCTGAAGCCCTGGCGGATGTTGGTGCGGTGGGCAGTGTAGCGGCTTCCCTTCAGTGGCGCGCCAGCTGGCCCGGTCACGTTAGCGGCCTCAGTGCCCCGCTCTCCCAGCACCACGTCAAACTCCACCGTCTCACCGTTGTCCATGCTGCCTTGGTACTTGCGGGAGTTTTTCAGGATGATGGCTGTATGGTGAACAAACACATCTTCTTGGGTATCGTGCCTGCTGATGAAGCCATACCCATTCTTCTCCGTAAACCACACAACAGAGCCTAGGACCCTCTTAGCGATGACCTTCTTAGGCGCCTTTCCCTTGGTGCCCCCGGCGGTGGCCTTGGGGACTGTATCCCCGCTGAGGTGGCCTGTGTCTAGGGCTAGGGTCGGGTCTCTGCCTCCCAAGGATGCCAGGGGTTTCCTCGCGGAGTGAGGGGAGAAGGAATCGGCCATGTCCGTGGGGGTGGCCTCTCCTGCCTCACTCCTCAGGTcgtctttgcttttatttctccaaGAATGGGATGGAAATTTGTCCCTCTGAGGTTGGAAGGGTGGGAGGGTCTCGGGCTGGAGGCAGGAGCCTCTCTCTGGGAGGTTTGTCGGTTAGGGCCAAGGAATCTCTGGATTTAGTCCCAGAGTCTTGGAGAGGCCTGTGGCATCTCCTGGGACTGCAGGGATGTGGACCAAACAATGGTTGCCATGGTGATGGTGAGATCTcaaggggtgggggcggggtgagtCCTTGACGTAGATTGAGCTGGGTGACAGGGCAAATGCACTCTGCCCCAGCCTTCTGCCACCACATCATAGTACCTCCTGCTTCATGGTGGAGAAGGAGGCACACTTGAAGCTCT carries:
- the LOC133052794 gene encoding Y-box-binding protein 3-like, encoding MADSFSPHSARKPLASLGGRDPTLALDTGHLSGDTVPKATAGGTKGKAPKKVIAKRVLGSVVWFTEKNGYGFISRHDTQEDVFVHHTAIILKNSRKYQGSMDNGETVEFDVVLGERGTEAANVTGPAGAPLKGSRYTAHRTNIRQGFSIHRHEPPPRGPKSAEGEAGEPEGSSEGFTVAEGFRRPPPGQSQDQRLRCFPPSHKAQFVTSHPSILATTSGPGSNWQPESAPTTRQEGHTRRGRGHSYLLSRPRGRGTTHGPRHSPGISEELEAEHSESGHEASSNPPQRPPPCYGSCHPNNPCRCQQQVPGAQGQDSDGGEGKIRKSPTETSASVAVAKKNDNPEKENPLVMDAPSAARA